The Palleronia sp. THAF1 genome window below encodes:
- a CDS encoding DUF1153 domain-containing protein — protein MYLKKVNGPRAVTLPDGRTMTRADLPDADCRRWVASRKAAVVRAVDSGLMSFKEACEIYDLSEEELQSWSRAVARHGEKALKATRVQQFRQL, from the coding sequence ATGTATTTGAAGAAAGTGAATGGCCCGCGGGCGGTGACGTTACCAGATGGGCGCACGATGACGCGCGCAGACCTACCGGACGCGGATTGCCGCAGATGGGTCGCCAGCCGCAAGGCAGCGGTCGTGCGCGCGGTCGATTCGGGTCTGATGAGCTTCAAGGAAGCCTGCGAAATCTATGATTTGTCAGAGGAGGAGCTGCAAAGCTGGTCGCGCGCGGTTGCCCGGCACGGCGAAAAGGCATTGAAAGCAACGCGGGTGCAACAATTTAGACAACTTTAG
- the mnmA gene encoding tRNA 2-thiouridine(34) synthase MnmA: MALDAQLNSLGFAKAPADTRVIVAMSGGVDSSVVAAELAAEGYDVVGITLQLYDHGAALAKKGACCAGRDIHDARRVAETMGFPHYVLDYENTFREAVIDEFADSYLAGATPVPCIRCNERVKFRDLLATAKDLDADCMATGHYIRRAAGAAGPELHQAADPARDQSYFLFSTTSEQLDYLRFPLGGLATKAETRALAAKHGLSVADKPDSQDICFVPNGDYASVIEKLRPGAADPGEIVHADGQVLGTHRGVIHYTVGQRRGLGIGGLEEPLYVVKLDVETRRVVVGPKEMLSTRIVPVREINWLGDAPFTSQDEWHLGVKVRSTRPPREAVIRPVSETEAEVELVVAEEGVSPGQACVFYAPEGPRVFGGGWIHRG; encoded by the coding sequence ATGGCACTGGACGCGCAATTGAACTCGCTTGGTTTCGCCAAGGCCCCCGCCGACACACGCGTGATCGTCGCGATGTCGGGCGGCGTGGATTCGTCAGTCGTCGCTGCCGAATTGGCGGCCGAGGGATACGATGTGGTGGGCATCACGCTGCAACTTTACGACCACGGCGCGGCTCTGGCCAAGAAAGGCGCTTGCTGTGCGGGACGCGACATCCATGATGCACGGCGCGTGGCGGAAACGATGGGCTTTCCCCACTACGTGCTGGACTATGAAAACACCTTCCGCGAGGCGGTGATCGATGAATTCGCCGATAGCTATCTGGCCGGCGCTACCCCCGTTCCCTGCATCCGCTGCAACGAGCGTGTGAAGTTCCGCGATCTGTTGGCAACGGCAAAGGATCTGGACGCAGACTGCATGGCCACGGGCCACTATATCAGACGAGCCGCAGGTGCTGCCGGACCGGAGTTGCATCAGGCCGCCGACCCTGCGCGGGATCAAAGCTATTTCCTGTTTTCGACGACCTCCGAGCAACTTGATTACCTGCGGTTTCCGCTAGGTGGACTGGCGACGAAAGCCGAGACGCGGGCGTTGGCGGCCAAACATGGCCTGTCGGTCGCCGACAAGCCCGACAGTCAGGACATCTGCTTCGTGCCCAATGGCGACTATGCCAGCGTCATCGAAAAGCTGCGCCCCGGTGCTGCCGATCCGGGCGAGATCGTCCATGCGGATGGCCAGGTTCTGGGGACGCATCGCGGCGTGATCCACTACACCGTCGGACAGCGCAGGGGCCTTGGGATCGGCGGACTGGAAGAGCCATTGTACGTGGTCAAGCTGGACGTCGAGACGCGGCGCGTGGTCGTCGGCCCGAAGGAGATGCTGTCGACGCGGATCGTTCCCGTACGTGAAATCAACTGGCTGGGCGATGCGCCCTTCACGTCGCAGGATGAATGGCATTTGGGCGTAAAAGTTCGCTCTACCCGCCCGCCGCGTGAGGCGGTGATCCGTCCAGTGTCGGAGACCGAGGCCGAGGTGGAGTTGGTCGTGGCCGAGGAAGGTGTCTCGCCGGGGCAAGCCTGCGTGTTCTACGCGCCCGAAGGGCCTCGCGTGTTCGGTGGTGGGTGGATTCACCGCGGGTGA
- the lpxB gene encoding lipid-A-disaccharide synthase — protein sequence MKAFLVAGEASGDRLGGALMEGLTQLAPNTTFQGVGGPLMAEHGLSSLFPMHELSVMGIVEVLPKYRHLRRRMIQTADACLAAKPDVLITIDSPDFGLRVAARVRAADPSIRTVHYVAPSVWAWRPGRAAKMARHVDQVLALLPFEPPYMEAAGMRCDFVGHPVVSEPRATDTDIAAFRAQHDLGDAPILLVLPGSRASELKRLAAPFGAALHDLSARRPDLTFVLPVATGLEQSARELTAHWPSTLRLENPTKTQKIAAFAAADAALAASGTVSLELAAADTPMVIAYDMSWLSWQIMSRAALIDTVTLVNLIEGRNIVPEFLGPACQPGPIAAALDDLLSDPDAQRPALRRTMTALGEGGTPPGLRAAQAVLDGFPASLFS from the coding sequence GTGAAGGCGTTCCTGGTCGCGGGAGAGGCCTCCGGCGACCGCCTTGGCGGCGCGTTGATGGAGGGTCTGACGCAGCTTGCGCCGAACACCACCTTCCAAGGCGTCGGTGGCCCGTTGATGGCCGAGCATGGCTTGTCCAGCCTGTTCCCCATGCATGAACTCAGCGTCATGGGCATCGTAGAGGTTCTGCCGAAATATCGCCATCTGCGGCGCCGGATGATCCAGACCGCCGATGCCTGCCTTGCTGCGAAACCGGACGTCCTGATCACCATCGACAGCCCCGATTTCGGCCTACGGGTTGCCGCTCGTGTTCGCGCCGCCGATCCCTCGATCCGCACGGTCCATTACGTCGCTCCCAGCGTCTGGGCCTGGCGTCCGGGCCGCGCGGCGAAGATGGCGCGGCACGTCGATCAGGTGCTGGCGCTTCTGCCGTTCGAGCCGCCCTACATGGAGGCCGCCGGTATGCGCTGCGATTTCGTCGGTCATCCGGTCGTGTCCGAGCCGCGTGCGACAGATACCGACATTGCTGCTTTCCGCGCGCAGCACGATCTGGGCGACGCTCCGATCCTGCTGGTCTTACCGGGATCTCGCGCCTCTGAGCTGAAACGTCTCGCCGCGCCATTTGGAGCAGCGCTGCATGACCTTTCCGCGCGGCGGCCCGACTTGACCTTCGTCCTGCCCGTCGCGACCGGATTGGAACAGTCCGCTCGTGAATTGACGGCGCACTGGCCATCCACGTTGCGGCTCGAAAACCCGACCAAGACCCAGAAGATCGCCGCCTTCGCCGCCGCCGACGCGGCCCTCGCCGCGTCCGGTACCGTCAGTCTGGAACTCGCCGCCGCCGACACCCCTATGGTCATCGCCTACGATATGAGTTGGCTCAGCTGGCAGATCATGTCCCGCGCCGCCCTGATCGACACGGTGACGCTTGTGAACCTGATCGAAGGCCGGAACATCGTTCCGGAATTCCTAGGCCCCGCCTGTCAGCCCGGTCCCATCGCCGCAGCGCTGGATGACCTTCTGTCCGATCCTGACGCCCAGCGTCCAGCTCTCAGGCGGACGATGACAGCACTCGGCGAAGGCGGCACACCTCCCGGACTACGCGCCGCCCAAGCCGTTCTGGATGGCTTTCCAGCTTCTTTGTTTTCCTAA
- a CDS encoding LpxI family protein: MSDLAIIAGQGRLPGLLMQADPQAHVAGLQGFAPDGAESFRLEHLGSFLAGLRARGTKRIVFAGSLRRPSIDPTAIDAATAPLVPRLAMAMRQGDDALLRAVISVFEEAGLSVIGPTDLIPDLLPAQGVLTRAEPDSDAQGDADRATALLRATGPADLGQGVVVASGQVLALEALPGTDWMLESVAALRGDGPLARPVPVGGLLMKRPKPGQDRRIDLPVIGPDTVRRAAAAGLHGIAIEAGGVMILDRAETVAAADDAELFLSVVP, encoded by the coding sequence GTGAGCGATCTTGCGATCATCGCGGGGCAGGGCCGTTTGCCCGGCCTTCTGATGCAGGCTGACCCGCAGGCGCATGTCGCCGGGCTACAGGGTTTCGCCCCGGATGGCGCGGAAAGCTTCCGTCTCGAGCACCTTGGGTCCTTTCTTGCAGGTCTTCGCGCGCGCGGCACCAAGCGCATCGTCTTCGCCGGATCACTCCGGCGCCCGTCCATCGACCCGACCGCCATCGACGCGGCGACCGCGCCACTCGTGCCCCGGCTCGCGATGGCCATGCGGCAGGGTGACGATGCGTTGCTGCGCGCCGTCATCTCTGTCTTCGAAGAGGCCGGGCTTTCCGTCATCGGGCCAACCGATCTGATCCCGGATCTTTTGCCTGCACAGGGTGTCCTGACGCGCGCGGAGCCGGACAGCGATGCCCAAGGCGACGCCGACCGAGCGACGGCATTGTTGCGCGCAACTGGCCCTGCCGATCTGGGTCAGGGGGTCGTCGTCGCATCCGGGCAGGTGCTCGCGCTAGAGGCGCTGCCGGGCACCGATTGGATGCTGGAGAGCGTCGCTGCATTGCGCGGCGACGGTCCGCTGGCCCGACCAGTGCCTGTTGGCGGTCTGTTGATGAAACGACCGAAGCCGGGTCAGGACCGCCGGATCGATTTGCCCGTTATAGGCCCTGATACGGTGCGCCGCGCCGCCGCTGCTGGCTTGCACGGCATCGCGATCGAAGCCGGCGGCGTGATGATCCTCGACCGTGCCGAGACTGTCGCCGCCGCCGACGATGCGGAGCTGTTCCTGAGCGTAGTGCCGTGA
- the lpxA gene encoding acyl-ACP--UDP-N-acetylglucosamine O-acyltransferase, whose amino-acid sequence MSTIHASATIHPQAVIEDGARIGPDCHIGPFCVVGAEVVLDAGVRLDSHVVVSGQTSIGANTQVHPFAVLGGIPQDLKFGGEKTRLEIGARCRIREHVTMNPGTAGGGGVTRVGDDGLFMAGCHVAHDCMVGDHVILVNNAALAGHCQIGNGAIIGGLSGVHQFVRVGEGAIIGAVTMVTADVIPHALVQGPRGVLDGLNLVGLKRKGVARSDITALRAALQMLKQGEGAFQDRARRLRDDTDSDYVRQIVEFVLADSDRGFLTP is encoded by the coding sequence GTGAGCACTATCCACGCCTCTGCAACGATCCACCCGCAGGCGGTCATAGAGGACGGTGCGCGCATCGGCCCGGACTGCCACATCGGCCCGTTCTGCGTCGTCGGCGCAGAGGTCGTGCTGGACGCGGGCGTGCGTCTGGACAGCCATGTGGTCGTTTCGGGCCAAACGAGCATCGGCGCGAACACGCAGGTGCATCCCTTTGCCGTGCTGGGCGGCATCCCGCAGGACCTGAAGTTCGGCGGCGAAAAGACCCGACTGGAGATCGGCGCGCGCTGCCGCATCCGCGAACACGTCACCATGAACCCCGGTACGGCCGGTGGCGGTGGCGTGACGAGGGTGGGTGATGACGGGCTGTTCATGGCCGGATGTCACGTGGCGCACGACTGTATGGTCGGCGATCATGTCATTCTCGTAAACAACGCCGCCTTGGCCGGCCACTGTCAGATCGGCAACGGCGCGATCATCGGCGGTCTGTCCGGAGTGCACCAATTCGTGCGCGTGGGCGAGGGCGCGATCATCGGCGCGGTCACCATGGTCACGGCAGATGTGATTCCGCATGCCTTGGTGCAGGGGCCGCGCGGCGTGCTTGACGGGCTGAACCTTGTGGGCCTCAAGCGCAAAGGCGTGGCCCGGTCCGACATCACGGCCCTGCGCGCGGCGTTGCAGATGCTCAAGCAAGGCGAAGGCGCGTTCCAGGATCGCGCCCGCAGGCTGCGCGACGACACCGACAGCGATTACGTCCGCCAGATTGTCGAGTTCGTTCTGGCTGACAGCGACCGCGGTTTCCTCACGCCGTGA
- the fabZ gene encoding 3-hydroxyacyl-ACP dehydratase FabZ — protein MSDLQTADIDLIQRIIPHRYPFLLVDRVRDIDGTQSAVGIKNVTFNEPHFQGHFPGAPIMPGVTIVEAMAQTAAVMVGVAQDLADKDFLVYFMGIESCKFRRKVVPGDVLEMSVTTKRGGGKVWKFAGRATVDGELACEAEFTAMMDMPK, from the coding sequence ATGTCCGACCTGCAGACCGCCGATATCGACCTGATCCAACGGATCATTCCGCACCGATATCCTTTCCTTCTGGTAGACCGGGTCCGCGACATCGACGGCACACAGTCCGCCGTGGGGATCAAGAACGTCACCTTCAACGAGCCCCATTTCCAAGGCCATTTTCCCGGCGCACCGATTATGCCCGGCGTCACCATCGTCGAAGCGATGGCCCAGACCGCCGCCGTGATGGTGGGCGTTGCGCAAGACTTGGCCGACAAGGACTTCCTAGTTTATTTCATGGGCATCGAGTCCTGCAAATTCCGCCGCAAGGTGGTCCCTGGCGACGTGCTGGAAATGTCGGTCACTACCAAGCGTGGTGGCGGCAAGGTTTGGAAGTTCGCGGGCCGCGCGACTGTCGACGGAGAGCTCGCCTGCGAGGCAGAGTTCACCGCGATGATGGACATGCCGAAGTGA
- a CDS encoding OmpH family outer membrane protein yields the protein MSRSPRSSRRAVLGGLVGAAFWAASPVQAQDAAGIAVVDQERLFRNSRFGQELLSEIDQRGTALAAENRRIEEELTEEERALTDARATLDVQDFRARAEEFDQKVRQIRAEQDAKSAAVTRMQDQARQEFVRRITPILADLLAETGAAVLLDRRVVLATAPDADITDRAIARIDAEIEAQD from the coding sequence ATGTCACGCTCTCCACGCAGTTCTAGACGCGCCGTTCTGGGCGGTTTGGTCGGGGCCGCCTTCTGGGCGGCTTCTCCCGTTCAGGCGCAGGATGCTGCCGGCATCGCGGTTGTGGATCAGGAACGTCTGTTTCGGAATAGCCGTTTCGGGCAAGAGTTGCTGTCCGAGATCGATCAGCGGGGCACAGCCTTGGCGGCCGAGAATCGCCGGATCGAAGAAGAGCTGACAGAGGAAGAGCGCGCGCTGACCGATGCCCGCGCTACGCTTGACGTTCAGGACTTCCGCGCCCGCGCCGAAGAGTTCGATCAGAAAGTGCGCCAGATCAGGGCCGAGCAGGATGCGAAATCGGCGGCTGTAACCCGAATGCAGGATCAGGCCCGGCAGGAATTCGTGCGTCGCATCACGCCGATCCTTGCCGATTTGCTGGCTGAAACGGGTGCCGCCGTTCTTCTGGATCGACGTGTTGTTCTAGCCACCGCTCCAGACGCCGACATCACCGACCGCGCGATCGCCCGCATTGACGCAGAGATCGAGGCGCAGGACTAG
- the bamA gene encoding outer membrane protein assembly factor BamA, with amino-acid sequence MRGVSVAALAAAGVASTAPMAVAQAFSFSSIEVRGTNRVDPATVTGFLAIPRGQAVSAGELNAGYQRVVGSGLFESVEIAPQGNTLVVTVQEYPTVNRIAFEGNERLDDAELRELIGSVANRVYNPSRAEEDARAIADAYEVRGRLAASVTPRIIRRGDSSVDLVFEIAEGRVVEIERLSFVGNRDYSDRRLRRALATKQAGFLRTFIGSDTFIADRVALDRQLLTDFYRSRGYIDFRIDDVTSEFSRERNAFFVQFNVTEGNSWDFGRITASSDIPGINAADYAAVAKIDAGQTYSPRAIDNAITRMENLATERGLNFIRATPVIERDPRNLRLNVNFVIERGPRVFVERIDIEGNQTTLDRVVRRQFRVVEGDPFNPREIRAAAERIRALGYFADVQAEGREGSSPSQVVVDVNVEEQPTGSLTLGGSFSSDSGLGVNIGFQERNFLGRGQTVGVNLSGGTDTRNYSFSFTEPYLFGRDLSGTFSAFYQTSDLDEASYSTDIAGFSTAVAFPVSELGRLQLRYRLAQEEIEVNDETSPIIQLDAGEEIVSSVGATYSYDNRRSGLEPQNEIVLRFSADVAGLGGDVEYLKGTVFAGYQRAILNEEVNVRAVFEGGAVGNVFGETATRVTDRFFLSSRQLRGFEPLGVGPRDLNNNDEDDPLGGNYFAVARFEADFPLGLPEEYGIRGGAFLDVGSVWGLGYTGPAGSEVDDDFALRSSIGVSLFWDTPLGPLRFNFAEALQAEDFDETRTFNVTLSTQF; translated from the coding sequence ATGCGGGGCGTCAGTGTCGCTGCCTTGGCGGCAGCGGGCGTGGCGAGCACGGCGCCCATGGCTGTGGCGCAGGCCTTTTCGTTCAGCTCGATTGAAGTGCGCGGCACCAACCGCGTCGATCCGGCGACCGTCACCGGCTTTCTGGCGATTCCGCGCGGACAGGCCGTCAGCGCAGGTGAGTTGAACGCGGGCTACCAGCGCGTCGTCGGCTCTGGCCTGTTCGAGTCGGTTGAGATTGCGCCGCAGGGCAACACGCTTGTCGTCACTGTTCAGGAATATCCCACCGTCAACCGCATCGCCTTCGAGGGGAATGAGCGTCTGGATGATGCGGAACTGCGCGAGTTGATCGGCTCTGTCGCGAACCGCGTCTATAACCCGTCGCGTGCCGAAGAAGATGCGCGCGCAATTGCAGATGCCTACGAGGTGCGCGGTCGTCTGGCAGCCAGCGTGACCCCGCGCATCATCCGTCGCGGCGATTCCAGCGTCGATCTGGTGTTCGAAATCGCGGAAGGCCGCGTGGTCGAGATCGAGCGTCTGTCCTTTGTCGGCAACCGCGACTACTCCGACCGCCGCCTGCGGCGCGCCTTGGCCACCAAGCAGGCCGGCTTCCTGCGCACATTTATCGGCAGCGACACCTTCATCGCCGACCGTGTGGCATTGGACCGTCAGCTTCTGACCGATTTCTATCGCTCGCGCGGCTACATCGACTTCCGCATCGACGATGTGACGTCCGAGTTCAGTCGCGAGCGCAACGCTTTCTTCGTCCAGTTCAACGTGACCGAAGGCAATTCTTGGGATTTCGGACGCATCACAGCGTCGTCGGACATTCCGGGGATCAATGCCGCCGACTACGCGGCTGTCGCGAAGATCGACGCAGGCCAGACCTACAGCCCACGTGCCATCGACAACGCCATCACTCGGATGGAAAACCTCGCCACCGAGCGCGGTCTGAACTTCATCCGCGCGACCCCGGTCATCGAGCGCGATCCGCGGAACCTGCGTTTGAACGTGAATTTCGTGATCGAACGCGGCCCGCGCGTCTTCGTTGAGCGCATCGATATCGAGGGCAACCAGACCACGTTGGATCGCGTGGTCCGCCGACAGTTCCGGGTAGTCGAGGGCGATCCGTTCAATCCCCGCGAGATCCGCGCGGCAGCAGAACGTATCCGCGCGCTTGGCTACTTCGCCGACGTGCAGGCGGAAGGCCGCGAGGGATCGTCACCCAGCCAAGTCGTCGTTGACGTGAACGTCGAAGAACAGCCGACCGGTTCTTTGACCCTCGGCGGCTCGTTCTCCAGCGACTCCGGTCTTGGCGTCAATATCGGGTTTCAGGAGCGTAACTTCCTTGGCCGGGGACAGACGGTAGGCGTCAACCTGTCTGGCGGCACCGACACGCGGAACTACTCTTTCAGCTTCACCGAACCGTATCTGTTCGGCCGTGACCTGAGCGGTACCTTCAGCGCGTTTTATCAGACCTCAGATCTGGATGAGGCGTCGTACAGTACCGACATCGCAGGTTTCAGCACCGCGGTCGCCTTCCCGGTGTCCGAACTGGGTCGCCTTCAGTTGCGCTACCGGCTTGCTCAGGAAGAAATCGAGGTCAATGATGAGACGTCGCCCATCATCCAACTCGACGCCGGCGAAGAAATTGTATCTTCCGTCGGCGCGACCTATTCCTACGACAATCGCCGAAGCGGCTTAGAACCTCAGAACGAAATCGTGCTGCGCTTTTCGGCTGATGTTGCTGGCCTTGGAGGGGACGTCGAGTACCTAAAGGGCACGGTCTTCGCCGGATATCAGCGCGCGATTCTCAACGAAGAAGTCAACGTTCGTGCCGTCTTCGAGGGTGGAGCGGTCGGCAACGTCTTTGGCGAAACCGCCACGCGTGTGACGGATCGTTTCTTCCTGTCGTCGCGTCAATTGCGCGGGTTCGAGCCACTGGGCGTCGGTCCGCGCGATCTGAACAACAACGACGAAGATGATCCGCTTGGCGGCAACTACTTCGCCGTTGCTCGGTTCGAGGCCGACTTCCCGCTTGGACTGCCGGAAGAATACGGCATTCGCGGCGGTGCTTTCTTGGACGTCGGCTCGGTTTGGGGACTGGGTTACACCGGACCTGCGGGTAGTGAAGTCGATGACGACTTCGCCCTGCGCTCGTCCATCGGTGTATCGCTCTTCTGGGATACACCTCTTGGACCGCTGCGCTTCAACTTTGCCGAAGCGCTGCAGGCCGAGGACTTTGATGAAACGCGGACGTTCAATGTCACGCTCTCCACGCAGTTCTAG
- the rseP gene encoding RIP metalloprotease RseP: MGLLPDFGSFAFTILAFVAALSIIVAIHEYGHYIVGRWSGIHADVFSIGMGPVLFSRTDKRGTRWQIAAIPAGGYVKFRGDADAASVGRSDTPGVDPRTTMAGAPLWARAATVAAGPIFNFVLSILVFAVILGIRGVATDPLVVEEVRALPGIEQQLEPGDRLLTIADQDVPEVEGLTAFVDNLPLEPRLPYTVERAGQTETLDGPYPYPAIVAGVNPQSAASDAGIRADEVITAIDGQSIFAFSQLRDIVGNSDGSAMSLTVWSPDTLETRTVDLEPRRMDLPLPEGGFETRWLIGITGGLYLTPQTTTPGPIAALSYGVDQTIFIVRSSLSGLYNMAAGAISTCNLQGPVGIAQTSGAAASAGLLSFVWFVAVLSTAVGLLNLFPIPVLDGGHLVFHAYEAVRGKPPSDRALNILMTIGLGLLGTLMIFAITNDFMCP; the protein is encoded by the coding sequence ATGGGACTTCTGCCCGATTTCGGCTCTTTCGCCTTCACGATACTTGCTTTCGTGGCCGCGCTTTCGATCATCGTCGCGATTCACGAATACGGTCACTATATCGTGGGCCGATGGTCTGGCATCCATGCCGATGTCTTTTCGATCGGGATGGGGCCGGTCCTGTTCAGCCGCACCGACAAGCGCGGAACGCGGTGGCAGATCGCCGCGATCCCGGCAGGCGGATACGTCAAGTTCCGGGGGGACGCCGATGCGGCCAGTGTCGGGCGCTCCGATACACCGGGTGTCGATCCGCGCACCACGATGGCGGGTGCGCCTCTTTGGGCGCGTGCGGCGACCGTCGCGGCCGGTCCGATCTTCAATTTCGTTCTGTCGATCCTCGTCTTCGCGGTGATCCTCGGGATTCGCGGGGTCGCCACCGATCCGTTGGTGGTGGAAGAGGTCCGCGCGCTGCCGGGGATCGAGCAGCAGCTGGAGCCGGGTGATCGGCTGTTGACCATCGCAGACCAAGATGTCCCCGAGGTCGAAGGACTGACGGCGTTCGTGGACAACCTGCCACTGGAGCCGCGGCTTCCCTACACGGTCGAGCGGGCAGGGCAGACGGAAACGCTGGACGGTCCCTATCCTTATCCGGCCATCGTGGCTGGCGTGAACCCGCAATCCGCAGCCTCCGACGCCGGTATCCGGGCGGATGAAGTCATCACAGCCATCGACGGCCAATCTATTTTCGCCTTTTCGCAACTGCGCGACATCGTCGGCAATTCGGACGGCAGTGCCATGTCGTTGACCGTATGGTCGCCCGACACGCTTGAGACGCGCACGGTCGATCTGGAACCCCGCCGCATGGACCTGCCGCTGCCAGAGGGTGGGTTCGAGACGCGCTGGCTGATCGGCATCACAGGCGGTCTGTACCTGACGCCGCAAACGACGACACCCGGCCCCATTGCAGCGCTGTCCTACGGTGTGGATCAGACGATCTTCATCGTGCGCTCGTCGCTGTCAGGCCTGTATAATATGGCCGCTGGCGCGATCTCCACCTGCAATCTACAGGGCCCGGTGGGCATCGCGCAGACCAGTGGGGCGGCGGCCAGTGCCGGTCTGCTCTCGTTCGTATGGTTCGTCGCGGTTCTGTCCACAGCCGTTGGCTTGTTGAACCTGTTTCCAATCCCTGTGCTCGACGGTGGGCACCTTGTTTTTCATGCCTATGAAGCCGTGCGCGGAAAGCCGCCTTCGGATCGGGCGCTCAATATCCTGATGACGATCGGGCTTGGGTTGCTGGGAACGCTGATGATCTTCGCGATCACCAACGATTTTATGTGTCCATAG
- the dxr gene encoding 1-deoxy-D-xylulose-5-phosphate reductoisomerase has protein sequence MRRISVFGSTGSIGCSTLDLIARRRDDFDVVALTGGRNIARLAEQARDLCPEIAVCAYEDDLPALRDALAGTKVETAAGRAAILDAARRPADWIMSGIVGSAGLEPGLIALEQGTTLALANKESLVCAGPLLMATAAEHRATILPVDSEHSAVFQALIGEDIAAVERIIITASGGAFRDWPKDKLARATPEQAATHPNWDMGQRITIDSASMFNKALELIETHEFFGIAPDRIEALVHPESMIHAMVGFSDGALMAHIGPPDMRHAIGFALNWPERRTLPVDRLDFAKLGQFTFRAPDEDKYPALRLAREVMRDGGLSGAVFNAAKERALDHFIAGRIGFLQMSELVERVLDRMTESRLGNDALSLDMVHDIDTQARRAADDLVPHLSA, from the coding sequence ATGCGACGCATTTCCGTCTTCGGCTCAACCGGCTCGATCGGATGCAGCACGCTTGATCTGATCGCGCGGCGGCGGGACGACTTCGATGTCGTCGCCCTGACCGGCGGACGCAATATCGCGCGCCTGGCCGAACAGGCCCGCGACCTGTGCCCCGAAATTGCCGTTTGCGCCTACGAAGATGATCTGCCCGCACTGCGTGATGCGCTGGCTGGTACGAAGGTAGAGACCGCCGCCGGGCGCGCCGCGATCCTTGACGCCGCGCGCCGTCCTGCGGATTGGATCATGTCGGGTATCGTCGGGTCTGCGGGGCTGGAGCCGGGGCTGATCGCGCTGGAGCAAGGGACAACGCTGGCGCTGGCCAACAAGGAAAGCCTTGTCTGCGCGGGGCCGCTTTTGATGGCGACAGCCGCCGAGCACCGCGCCACGATCCTGCCTGTGGATAGTGAGCATTCTGCGGTGTTTCAGGCCCTGATCGGGGAGGATATCGCCGCCGTCGAGCGCATCATCATCACCGCGTCGGGCGGTGCGTTTCGGGACTGGCCGAAGGATAAGCTGGCGCGGGCCACGCCAGAACAGGCGGCGACCCATCCTAATTGGGACATGGGCCAGCGCATCACCATCGACAGCGCATCCATGTTCAACAAGGCGCTGGAATTGATCGAAACGCATGAATTCTTCGGCATTGCGCCTGATCGGATCGAAGCGCTCGTTCACCCTGAATCCATGATCCACGCCATGGTTGGCTTTAGCGACGGCGCGCTGATGGCGCATATCGGCCCGCCGGACATGCGCCACGCCATCGGTTTCGCGCTGAACTGGCCAGAGCGGCGGACGTTGCCGGTGGACAGGCTCGACTTCGCGAAGCTTGGCCAGTTCACCTTCCGCGCCCCGGATGAGGACAAGTATCCGGCCCTGCGCTTGGCGCGTGAAGTCATGCGCGATGGCGGGCTATCGGGTGCCGTGTTCAATGCCGCGAAGGAGCGCGCGCTCGATCACTTCATCGCGGGACGAATCGGATTTCTGCAGATGTCAGAGCTGGTTGAGCGGGTTCTTGACCGGATGACAGAAAGCCGCCTTGGAAATGACGCGCTCAGCCTTGATATGGTGCACGACATAGACACACAGGCCCGCCGGGCCGCCGATGACCTTGTGCCGCATCTTTCGGCCTGA